A window from Sinanaerobacter sp. ZZT-01 encodes these proteins:
- a CDS encoding SMI1/KNR4 family protein: protein MKSDTIKSLRDSFNLTEVELNIPEYAGLSCFLCKDYIDFLNQYNGGVGNIGENSYLHLWKFEDIEERNKEYGSAEFLTDIILIGSDGGDTAYGINGEGKYIEVPFIGMDDDAVHVIADEFDRFIEYLNKKQ from the coding sequence ATGAAATCTGATACGATAAAATCACTGAGAGATTCATTTAATTTAACGGAGGTTGAATTAAATATTCCTGAATATGCAGGATTGTCTTGTTTCTTATGCAAGGATTATATTGACTTTTTAAATCAATATAACGGAGGGGTAGGAAATATCGGTGAGAATTCCTATTTACATTTATGGAAATTCGAAGATATTGAAGAACGAAATAAAGAGTATGGATCAGCTGAATTTTTAACGGATATCATTCTTATAGGCTCCGACGGAGGAGATACAGCATATGGGATAAATGGTGAGGGAAAGTATATTGAAGTTCCTTTTATCGGTATGGATGACGATGCGGTTCATGTGATTGCTGATGAGTTTGATAGATTTATAGAATATCTAAATAAAAAACAGTAA
- a CDS encoding ABC transporter permease — MNRFWDLIGFEYKKILRKRSVQITLLLAVFFTAFSVVSTILGSCYVDGKPYESNYDAMIKERAYARTLSGRLLDGALIKETINAYVQIPESDVYQATQEYQTFARPYSSVYNIVRGVFNTSSKRFNMEDFQMLNDTQADGFYTVRREKLEESILQTQMSDKAKDQILALDEQLTVPFLFSYTDNYRQLFALVNTLGLTAAFVMAVCVAPLFSGEYSAGTDQLILSSKRGKNSLIAAKLFTGFSLAAIICFVLFALTFCMTMAIFGTEGGNSPLQLYLMLSPYPLTMGQTTLLLAVSIFFACMMTAAITMLLSAKLKSPFGVIVLVSVLLIAPMLGSVSDKNILLYHLYHLFPTQMTSLASIMDVNQYEFFGLVLRPYVFMPLFALVVTVLLTPFAYRSFKNHQIG; from the coding sequence ATGAATAGATTTTGGGATTTAATCGGTTTTGAATATAAAAAAATACTGCGTAAAAGAAGCGTACAAATCACGCTGCTGCTTGCCGTATTTTTTACTGCATTCAGCGTTGTTAGCACGATTTTGGGTAGCTGTTATGTGGATGGAAAGCCTTACGAATCTAATTATGATGCCATGATTAAGGAGAGAGCCTACGCCCGCACACTTTCAGGGCGTTTGCTGGATGGAGCATTGATTAAAGAAACGATAAACGCCTATGTACAAATTCCTGAATCAGATGTATATCAGGCTACGCAGGAATATCAGACCTTTGCACGCCCTTACAGTTCAGTTTACAATATTGTCCGCGGCGTTTTCAATACCTCTTCCAAACGGTTTAATATGGAAGACTTTCAAATGCTTAACGATACACAGGCAGATGGCTTTTACACTGTTCGGCGGGAAAAGCTGGAAGAATCCATCCTGCAAACGCAGATGAGCGATAAAGCAAAAGATCAGATACTGGCCTTAGATGAGCAGCTAACTGTTCCGTTTCTCTTTTCTTATACAGATAACTACAGACAATTATTTGCATTGGTTAATACTTTGGGGCTGACTGCGGCGTTTGTCATGGCGGTTTGCGTAGCACCTCTGTTTTCTGGAGAATACAGCGCTGGTACAGATCAACTTATTTTATCCTCCAAGCGAGGGAAAAACAGTCTCATTGCCGCAAAGCTTTTTACGGGTTTTTCTTTGGCAGCAATTATTTGTTTCGTTTTATTTGCACTTACATTTTGTATGACAATGGCTATTTTTGGTACGGAAGGCGGAAATTCTCCGCTGCAGCTATACTTAATGTTATCTCCGTATCCGTTGACTATGGGTCAAACGACGCTGTTGCTGGCCGTCAGCATTTTTTTTGCCTGCATGATGACGGCAGCTATTACGATGCTGCTGTCTGCAAAGCTTAAATCCCCCTTCGGCGTAATTGTTTTAGTAAGTGTGTTGCTAATAGCTCCTATGCTAGGAAGTGTTTCGGACAAGAATATACTTCTCTATCATTTATACCACCTTTTCCCAACACAAATGACTTCTCTTGCATCGATAATGGATGTGAATCAATATGAATTTTTTGGTTTAGTACTTCGTCCTTATGTGTTCATGCCTTTATTTGCACTTGTAGTCACTGTATTGTTGACACCCTTTGCCTATCGTTCTTTTAAAAATCATCAAATTGGCTAA
- a CDS encoding Imm1 family immunity protein, whose translation MRIEHFEGKNECNHVDDIEEILIRRTDKGVNEFIIRGEHEFPYMAVLVNHDYAYLHYYKADDSPGFRSIGGNINLEKEKDIIFYTNTDQEEVSIETVSVLPSSSAVQAVKQFFETCHMPKCIEWEEL comes from the coding sequence ATGAGAATTGAGCATTTTGAAGGAAAAAATGAATGTAATCATGTAGATGACATTGAAGAGATATTAATACGGCGTACGGATAAGGGGGTCAATGAATTTATCATTCGAGGAGAACACGAATTTCCATATATGGCAGTATTAGTGAATCATGATTATGCTTATTTGCATTATTATAAAGCTGATGATTCCCCCGGCTTTCGCTCCATTGGCGGTAATATAAATTTAGAAAAAGAGAAAGATATTATATTTTATACGAATACGGATCAAGAGGAAGTTTCAATAGAAACGGTATCGGTACTTCCTTCTTCAAGTGCTGTGCAGGCAGTAAAACAGTTTTTTGAAACATGCCATATGCCAAAATGCATTGAATGGGAAGAGTTATAA
- a CDS encoding RNA polymerase sigma factor — protein sequence MSINIQEQYDKIYRYCYYKVRNTGLAEDLTQETFLRYFTQSSYMERGKMLAYLYTIARNLCIDSFRKILPERLNDDIPDMDCFGKLELSIALRQALATLPEQDQELLLFRLPTSFRLERLLPSWEFPALLFTEGQIPQ from the coding sequence ATGTCAATTAATATACAGGAACAATATGATAAAATTTATCGCTATTGCTATTATAAAGTAAGAAATACTGGATTAGCAGAAGATCTTACCCAAGAAACCTTCCTCAGATACTTCACTCAAAGCTCATATATGGAGCGCGGTAAAATGTTGGCTTATCTTTATACAATAGCACGAAACCTTTGTATTGATTCTTTTCGTAAAATTTTGCCGGAAAGATTGAATGACGATATACCGGATATGGACTGCTTTGGGAAACTGGAGCTTAGCATTGCTTTACGTCAAGCTCTTGCGACACTGCCGGAACAGGATCAAGAGCTTCTGCTTTTCCGGTTGCCAACGAGCTTTCGGTTGGAGAGATTGCTTCCATCATGGGAATTTCCCGCTTTGCTGTTTACCGAAGGACAAATTCCGCAGTAG
- a CDS encoding SMI1/KNR4 family protein, with amino-acid sequence MVNKGMIDEFEINYGIKVPNQYKDFLQVNDGFSFDGGRTLYSLNDLKEMNDNLQIQKYQPDYIAIGDDGGGLVFLMRQETNAEVVFLVDLSDYDIGTAYKRICNFNDWFNKGCNIDTEKEEGNSQLSKIGSVYLTEKPVNGIRDLVRIKQIFNLNITASQFLKISRTLPCEVLTNIKYAKAIKLIEKTGQPEIFEFRK; translated from the coding sequence ATGGTAAATAAAGGTATGATTGATGAATTTGAGATCAACTATGGGATAAAGGTACCAAACCAGTATAAAGATTTTTTGCAAGTAAATGATGGATTCAGTTTCGATGGAGGAAGGACATTATATTCATTAAATGATTTAAAAGAAATGAATGATAATTTGCAGATTCAAAAGTATCAGCCTGATTATATTGCAATAGGTGATGATGGCGGGGGATTAGTATTTTTGATGCGGCAAGAGACAAACGCTGAAGTGGTTTTTTTAGTAGATCTGTCAGACTATGATATAGGAACAGCCTATAAAAGAATATGTAATTTTAATGACTGGTTTAATAAAGGCTGCAATATTGATACAGAAAAAGAGGAAGGTAATAGTCAATTAAGTAAAATTGGAAGCGTTTATTTGACGGAGAAACCAGTTAATGGTATAAGAGATCTGGTTCGTATAAAACAAATATTTAATCTAAACATTACGGCATCACAATTCTTGAAAATATCAAGAACACTACCCTGTGAAGTGCTAACGAATATAAAGTATGCGAAAGCAATTAAGTTAATAGAAAAGACGGGACAACCTGAAATATTTGAATTTCGAAAATAA
- a CDS encoding ABC transporter ATP-binding protein, which translates to MELTLDRVSKKYGSKIACNHISITLQKGVYGLLGANGAGKTTLLRMMCGVLASDSGTIRFDGIDVSHEEYRDALGYLPQDFGYYPEFSALDFMLYIAALKGLPKLKAKEKAWELLKKVSLEKEARKKIKTFSGGMKQRLGIAQSVLNNPQILILDEPTAGLDPKERVRFRNLISRLGAEYIVLLSTHIVSDVEHIANTILVMKDGQILHQGTRDEIIQTIDGKVWECTLPQSGADSMYERYPVINLRQEGSEKTFLRLVSDEKPCDSALSVQATLEDLYLYYFSEVSEK; encoded by the coding sequence ATGGAACTTACACTTGACCGAGTGAGCAAAAAGTATGGAAGCAAAATTGCTTGTAATCATATTTCAATTACACTTCAAAAAGGCGTTTATGGGCTTCTTGGAGCTAACGGGGCGGGGAAAACGACTTTACTGAGGATGATGTGCGGCGTGTTAGCGTCAGACTCTGGAACCATACGTTTTGATGGCATCGATGTCAGCCATGAAGAGTATCGGGATGCATTGGGCTATCTGCCGCAGGATTTCGGGTATTATCCTGAATTTTCTGCACTGGATTTTATGCTTTATATTGCAGCACTAAAAGGATTGCCGAAATTAAAAGCAAAGGAAAAAGCATGGGAGCTTTTAAAGAAGGTATCCCTTGAAAAAGAAGCACGGAAAAAAATAAAGACTTTTTCCGGGGGAATGAAACAAAGGCTGGGTATTGCACAATCCGTGCTGAATAATCCCCAGATATTAATTCTAGATGAACCGACTGCTGGTCTTGATCCTAAGGAGCGTGTGCGTTTTCGTAATTTAATTTCACGTCTCGGAGCAGAATATATTGTTTTGCTTTCCACGCATATCGTTTCTGATGTTGAGCATATTGCAAATACGATTCTTGTGATGAAAGATGGGCAGATCCTTCATCAGGGAACACGAGATGAAATAATACAAACTATTGACGGAAAGGTTTGGGAATGTACTCTGCCCCAATCTGGAGCAGATAGTATGTATGAAAGATACCCAGTCATTAATTTGCGCCAGGAAGGCAGTGAGAAGACATTTTTGCGTTTGGTCTCAGATGAAAAACCATGTGATTCGGCGTTAAGTGTACAAGCTACATTGGAAGATTTATACTTATATTATTTTAGTGAGGTGAGTGAAAAATGA